The segment GGAATTTAATGCGGATATCGTGTTTTCCACCCGTGGAATGGAAATTGCTGAAAACAACCTTCAGCGTTTCATTGAAAACAATGGCAAGCCAGCAATCCTTCCCGACCTTCTTGAAAACACCAGCACCAATGGCGATAACTGGTCGCTCTCCTTTCAGACAGATTACATTCATCCACTGGGCGAAGACCAGAAACTGGAATTTGGGGGGCGTGCTTACCTCCGCGAAATGGGATCGGATTTTAACTTTTTTAATTATGACCCAGAAACTCAGGAATGGAAAAACAATACAGGCCTCAGTAACCAGTTTGTTTATAATGAGCAGGTCTATGCCGCCTATGGTATATACTCTACAATGCTTGGCAAATACAGCCTGCAGGCAGGGCTTCGCCTGGAGCAGACTTATATTGAAGCAGACCAGCGCACCACCAATGAGGTATATAGCGACAATTATCTGAACCTGTTCCCTACGGTTCACCTGCGCCGGAATTTTGAACAAAACCAGTCACTTCAGGTCAGCTACAGCCGCAGGATTAACCGTCCAAACAACCGCTATCTGAATCCCTTTGTCAGCTATACAGACCCCTATGATTTATCATTCGGAAATCCTCAGTTGAAGCCTGAGTTGATCAACTCCATGGAATTGGGTTATACCCGTTTCTGGAAAAATACCACCATCAACCCCAGCCTCTTTTACCGCTATACCGATGGGATGATCACCCGCTTCCGTACCATGGATCAGAATGGCATTGCCTATACCACCTTTGAAAACATCAATCGCGGAACTTCTTACGGGGCCGAACTGATTCTTTCGCAGCAACTCTTCCCCTGGTGGCGCGCCAATGGCACATTTAGCTATTACCGCCAGATTATTGAAGGTGGCGATGCCATGATGGAAATGCGCACTGATAGCTATTCATGGTCTGCACGAATGGTCAACAACCTCAACCTTGGAAAAGGATGGGATCTCCAGGTGAACGGGTTTTACCGTTCCCCTGTAGTAATGCTTCAGGGCGAAATGGAGGCCATGTATTCGGCCGATATGGGGCTGCGCAAGAATATCCTCGACCGTAAGGGTACCATTACCCTGAGGGTCAGCGATATCTTCAATACACAGAAATTCAGAATGTATAATTACGGTGATAACTTTACCATCGATATGGAACGGAAACGCAACAGCCGCATGGTTTTTGTTGGTTTTACCTATCGAATTAACGAATACAATAACCGGAGGAATCAACGTTCGCGCGAGCAAATGGATAACAGCCCGCAGGACTTTGATGAGTTCGATATGTAGTTTTGGTTAATTGATAGAGTTGGTTCGGGCGAAGGGTGGTCATTTTTTGGCTGCCCTTCCCCGTTTTTTGGGGACTCCATAACCAAAGAGGTTTTTGCTCTTGATGAAGGAAGAAACAAAACGGGGAACCATCTTTTCCCAGGAGGGGTCGTTCTCCTTCATTTTTTTCATTACCAGGTGAGAAAAGAAGGGGAGCACCTGTTCGCGGTAACCCGGAATATCAACGATGCATTGATTATTAACCAGGTACTGGAAAAGGGGATCGATGTCCTTATCAACGGGCATGTTGCCAATGGTAATGATCTTGCTTTTCTCGTTTTCCTTGCTGGGATAGATATAAACCTTCAGGTTCTCTATAAAGAGCTTCCCAAAAGCCTCGAGTATGCCCCCTCGCAGGTGGGTGTAATATTTCTTGTCGAGCACATTCTGGAAGGTATACGCGCCCATTATCATGCGGATGCTTCCCAGACGGAAGCGCCTGAACCATTCGGCCAGCTTATAAAACTCGCGGAAATTGGAAATCATCACGTTTTGCCCCATTCCACAAAGGATATCGACGCGATCAAGAAAATCGCGCTCATCAAAGTCGCCGCCTCCCATCAGATTGTTCAGGGTCATTTCGCAAAGCACCACCGTATTCTTCTTGTCAAAACCCACATCCTCCTTAAACAATGCAAAGCCTGTTTTTAGCATATCGAATCCAACATAGGTGATGGGTCTGAAGCTTCCCCTAAGCACCATGGTATTCTTTTTATACAACAGGTCAGCCGGTTGCTGAACCTTGCCGTGGCGGTCAAACATCGTTACGCTGGTCATTCCGTTTTTTACGAGTTGCACGGCCAGCAGGCGGTTGTCGACATAGTCAAGCTCGGGGCCACTCATCCTGATCATATCGATCTCGATCCGGCCATCAGAAATGGATTCCAGAAGTGATTTCAGAAAACTGTTGGGAAACTGGTAAATGTAATAACAGGCATAGATCAGGTTAACACCCAGTATCCCCAGGGTTTTTTGCTGCAGCAGACTGTCGTTTTCCAGCAGTCGCACGTGGAGGACCACGTCATTGGGCGGATCTCCGGGATTCAACTGAAAGCGTACGCCGATCCAGCCGTGGGGGTCGTTATCCTTTTTGAAGTTGAGGGTGGTGACCGTATTGGCAAAGGCGAAAAACCGAGTGTTGTCGCCGCGTTTATCGCCCAGCAGATCTTCCAGGCTTTTGTATTCGATGTCGAGCATCTGCATCAGCCGCTGCTCGGAGACGTACCTCCCGCTGGGGCTTTTTCCGTAAAGCGAATTGCTGAACTGCATGTCGTAGGCCGAGATGGTTCGGGCTACCGTGCCTGATGCCCCGCCCGACTGGAAAAAACAACGGGCTACTTCCTGCCCAGCGCCAATTTCCGCAAACGAACCATAGATGCTGTCATCAAGGTTGATGAATAAGGCTTTGCGGGTTGGATCAAGAACTTCGCGGGTGATGGAGGTCTGGCGCATCTGCTTTTGGATAAGAATGATTAGAATAAGTATCAAATTTAAAAGAAATTATTTACTTCCTCAAGTGTAACAGACGCATTCTGTTTCCGATTTAAGCTTTTTTCAGATTCTTTTGCTCCGGCGATATTGTCCGGCCCTTTACGAAAAAATAGATATATTTGCGGCAGTCCATTGCTTGCTGATCTTGCTTTGGTTTTTACAATCCAATTCAACATGAAAAAAAGAATTCTGGTAACCGGTGGAGCAGGCTTTGTAGGTTCACACCTCTGCGAAGCTTTGCTGCTTAGAGGTCACGAAGTATTTTGTCTCGATAATTTTTTCACCGGGCAGAAAGAGAATATTCTGCACCTGCTCAACGACCCTTATTTCGAGCTCATCAGGCACGACATTACCATGCCTTTCTTTATCGAAGCCGACGAGATCTATAACCTGGCTTGTCCTGCATCGCCCATCCACTATCAGTATAATGGCATCAAAACCATCAAGACCTCGGTGATGGGCGCCATCAATATGCTGGGACTGGCCAAGCGCCTCAATGCCAGGGTGCTTCAGGCCTCTACCAGCGAGGTATATGGCGATCCCGAAGTGCACCCCCAGACCGAAAGTTACTGGGGCAATGTGAATCCCATCGGCCCCAGGGCTTGCTACGACGAAGGCAAGCGCTGTGCTGAATCCTTGTTTGTCAATTATCACCGCCAGAATCACGTGAAGATCAAGATCGCAAGGATATTCAACACTTATGGCCCGCGGATGCATCCCAACGACGGGCGTGTGGTTTCCAACTTTATCGTCCAGGCCCTGCGCGGCGAGGATATCACCATTTTTGGGGATGGCACCCAGACCCGCAGCTTTTGTTATGTTGAAGATATGGTGAAGGCCCTCATCGGTCTGATGGAGACGCCTGATGAAGTGACCGGACCCATGAACCTAGGGAATCCAGGTGAGTTCACAATGCTTCAACTGGCCGAAATGGTGCTGAAACTTACCGGCTCCAAATCTTCCATTACACATATGCCCCTGCCCCAGGACGACCCCATGCAGCGACAGCCCGACATCACCTATGCACGAAAAACCATCGGCTGGGAACCCTATACCCAACTGGAGGAAGGCCTTGCACATACCATCCGTTACTTTAAATCGATTCTAAACCTTTAAGCAATCACCATGAATATCCTCATAACAGGCAGTAACGGCCAGCTTGGCAGTGAGTTCAGGGAACTGGCCCCCAGTAGCCCGCAGCATCAGTTTTTCTTCACCGATGTGGAGGAATTGGATGTAACGAATCCAGATAAGGTATATAAGTATATGAAGGCCAACAAGATTGAATGTGTGGTAAACTGCGTGGGCTATACCCAGGTGGATAAAGCTGAAGATGACAGGCCTCAGGCTACCCTCCTGAATGCAACGGCTACCAAATACCTGGCAGAGGCTTCCAGCAGGGTAGGAGCCATGCTCGTCCATATCTCCACCGACTATGTCTTTGAAGGCAAGAACTTTAAACCCTATACCGAAAATGATACCGCCAACCCCAAGTCGATTTACGGAAAATCCAAACTGGATGGCGAGATCGAAGTGATGTTCAATGCCAAACGGGCCATCATCATCCGGACCTCCTGGCTTTATTCGGCATCCGGGCATAACTTTGTTAAGACCATTCTTGAAAAAGCTAAAACTGAGAAAGAATTGAAGGTGATCTTTGATCAGATAGGCACGCCCACCTATGCCCGCGACCTCGCTAAGGTTATCCTTGAGATCATCCCCAAGGTCCCGTCAAAGGTTAGGGGCGAGATCTATAACTTCAGCAATGAAGGCGTAGCCAGCTGGTATGATTTCGCCAAAGCCATCATTGAAATCAAAGGGCTTGATTGCAAGGTCATACCTGTGCTCACCAAGGATTTCCCCCAAAATGCCCAGCGTCCCCAGTACAGTGTTCTGAACAAAAGCCGTAT is part of the Bacteroides sp. genome and harbors:
- a CDS encoding TonB-dependent receptor: MFNFLSFKKYLLITPFLFFSFTLFAESPVDSSAPSAPRPFNSGVVTGMVIDDSSNEPLLFASVVLHSVRDSSLVTGAITNEQGVFVIEQVPEGKYYVAINYVGYPRKEFNGIQVTKSEPVYEMGTIRVEPGAALLSEVTVEAARELMEVGLDRRVINVDSELTATGGTALELMQNIPSVAVDFEGNVSLRGSSNVTILVDGRPSSLTGLSGSEALEQIPSNMIERIEVITNPSARYSPDGTSGIINIVLKKERRAGYNGMASLNASTGNRYTGSLNLNYKTGKVNFFGNYSGRIFNMEGSGFNFRTSFLNDTTFLDQDTRFENTMNSHNVSFGADYQFNDFNTLTASVMYNSWQRISDNFTDYNALDINMFLTDFFTRTSGNEMENQGMNYTLNYRKTFDQKLREFNADIVFSTRGMEIAENNLQRFIENNGKPAILPDLLENTSTNGDNWSLSFQTDYIHPLGEDQKLEFGGRAYLREMGSDFNFFNYDPETQEWKNNTGLSNQFVYNEQVYAAYGIYSTMLGKYSLQAGLRLEQTYIEADQRTTNEVYSDNYLNLFPTVHLRRNFEQNQSLQVSYSRRINRPNNRYLNPFVSYTDPYDLSFGNPQLKPELINSMELGYTRFWKNTTINPSLFYRYTDGMITRFRTMDQNGIAYTTFENINRGTSYGAELILSQQLFPWWRANGTFSYYRQIIEGGDAMMEMRTDSYSWSARMVNNLNLGKGWDLQVNGFYRSPVVMLQGEMEAMYSADMGLRKNILDRKGTITLRVSDIFNTQKFRMYNYGDNFTIDMERKRNSRMVFVGFTYRINEYNNRRNQRSREQMDNSPQDFDEFDM
- a CDS encoding UDP-glucuronic acid decarboxylase family protein, producing MKKRILVTGGAGFVGSHLCEALLLRGHEVFCLDNFFTGQKENILHLLNDPYFELIRHDITMPFFIEADEIYNLACPASPIHYQYNGIKTIKTSVMGAINMLGLAKRLNARVLQASTSEVYGDPEVHPQTESYWGNVNPIGPRACYDEGKRCAESLFVNYHRQNHVKIKIARIFNTYGPRMHPNDGRVVSNFIVQALRGEDITIFGDGTQTRSFCYVEDMVKALIGLMETPDEVTGPMNLGNPGEFTMLQLAEMVLKLTGSKSSITHMPLPQDDPMQRQPDITYARKTIGWEPYTQLEEGLAHTIRYFKSILNL
- the rfbD gene encoding dTDP-4-dehydrorhamnose reductase; translated protein: MNILITGSNGQLGSEFRELAPSSPQHQFFFTDVEELDVTNPDKVYKYMKANKIECVVNCVGYTQVDKAEDDRPQATLLNATATKYLAEASSRVGAMLVHISTDYVFEGKNFKPYTENDTANPKSIYGKSKLDGEIEVMFNAKRAIIIRTSWLYSASGHNFVKTILEKAKTEKELKVIFDQIGTPTYARDLAKVILEIIPKVPSKVRGEIYNFSNEGVASWYDFAKAIIEIKGLDCKVIPVLTKDFPQNAQRPQYSVLNKSR